A part of Brassica rapa cultivar Chiifu-401-42 chromosome A05, CAAS_Brap_v3.01, whole genome shotgun sequence genomic DNA contains:
- the LOC103867447 gene encoding uncharacterized protein LOC103867447 — MVNRSKNRFTMKTKYGAAVAPVFFLAGAYVAWNYINHRLWRKKDDNNGRDIRKGIHNSISKETSLARRRKDQKNLSRSVSMGAIRGGKVALQRLLDLHSYHLDTSSLVNAEIEFESLLSRERPDFGLLQRDIVKMEMSGKEAKGVEILKKALDKAKAEGKGHEAYEIEMLLVEMLIYMGNIEEASKCKCLEDDFITDARRPLYQTIIYYFRGDPWKQVEEAFNRFREIQMGLQWPGNSEESESHEITLDEFKKVMESLKHEIEDSKKRQTVNSTPREAK; from the exons ATGGTGAATCGGTCCAAGAACAGGTTCACCATGAAAACAAAGTATGGAGCAGCAGTTGCACCCGTCTTCTTCCTTGCTGGTGCATATGTCGCTTGGAATTACATAAATCATCGGTTATGGAGAAAGAAGGACGACAACAATGGTCGAGATATCAGAAAAGGCATCCATAACAGCATTAGTAAGGAGACTTCTTTAGCAAGACGTCGAAAGGATCAGAAAAACCTCTCTAGATCTGTTTCAATGGGGGCTATTCGAGGAGGAAAAGTGGCATTGCAGAGATTGCTTGACTTGCACTCATATCATCTTGATACTTCTTCCCTTGTAAATGCTGAGATTGAATTTGAATCTTTGCTTTCCAGGGAAAGGCCGGATTTCGGGTTGCTTCAG AGAGACATTGTGAAGATGGAAATGAGTGGAAAAGAAGCAAAAGGAGTTGAGATATTGAAGAAAGCACTGGACAAAGCAAAAGCAGAAGGAAAAGGTCATGAGGCTTATGAGATTGAGATGTTGCTTGTGGAGATGTTGATCTACATG ggAAACATTGAAGAGGCTTCAAAATGTAAGTGCTTAGAGGATGATTTCATAACAGATGCAAGGCGTCCTCTCTACCAG ACTATAATATATTACTTTCGTGGAGATCCTTGGAAGCAAGTCGAGGAGGCATTCAACAGGTTCAGGGAGATTCAGATGGGTCTACAATGGCCTGGAAACTCAGAGGAAAGTGAGAGTCACGAAATCACATTAGATGAGTTCAAGAAAGTAATGGAATCTCTCAAGCACGAAATTGAAGACAGCAAGAAAAGACAAACGGTTAACTCAACTCCACGTGAGGCTAAATAA
- the LOC108871942 gene encoding ribosomal protein S14, mitochondrial, whose translation MANLRGVLTNVSSYCQRSFSQPALLWRSAVKPPIQSRHISTTLAKQASKHSGTEQGVKRNSADHRRRLLAARFELRRKLYKAFCKDPELPSEMREKNRYKLSKLPRNSAFTRIRNRCVFTGRSRSVTELFRMSRICFRGLANKGELMGIKKSSW comes from the coding sequence ATGGCCAATCTCCGAGGAGTCCTAACCAACGTCTCTTCCTACTGTCAACGCTCCTTCTCTCAACCAGCTCTGCTATGGCGATCCGCGGTCAAACCTCCGATCCAATCCAGACACATCTCCACAACTCTCGCGAAACAGGCGTCGAAACACAGCGGAACGGAGCAAGGCGTGAAGCGAAACAGCGCAGATCACAGACGTAGACTGCTCGCGGCGAGATTCGAGCTGAGAAGGAAGCTCTACAAAGCGTTTTGCAAGGATCCGGAGCTTCCCAGCGAAATGAGAGAGAAGAATCGTTACAAGCTGTCGAAGCTGCCGAGGAACAGTGCGTTTACGAGGATAAGGAACAGGTGCGTGTTCACTGGTCGGTCTAGGTCCGTGACGGAGCTGTTTCGGATGTCGAGGATCTGTTTCCGTGGGTTGGCGAATAAAGGGGAGTTGATGGGTATAAAGAAATCTTCTTGGTAA